A window of Rufibacter sp. LB8 contains these coding sequences:
- a CDS encoding 30S ribosomal protein THX has protein sequence MGKGDPKSKKGKISMGSFGNARPKKAKNEATKAAKLGKATSDKAATATA, from the coding sequence ATGGGAAAAGGAGATCCGAAAAGTAAAAAAGGTAAAATCAGCATGGGTTCATTTGGCAACGCCCGTCCTAAGAAAGCCAAGAACGAAGCCACCAAAGCTGCGAAACTAGGAAAAGCCACTTCAGATAAGGCTGCTACGGCAACTGCGTAG
- the uvrA gene encoding excinuclease ABC subunit UvrA, with protein MTEDNFQDSEIDALDARENIIIKRARVHNLKNLSVALPRNQFIVVTGLSGSGKSSLAFDTLYAEGQRMYVESLSSYARQFLGRMDKPDVDYIRGISPAIAIEQKVSIRNNRSTVGTSTEIYDYLKLLYARIGKTISPVSGNEVKKDTVSSVVDFLMTQPDGTRLMILAPLKQSKERKLSKELDLLLQKGYSRVLLNGEPFFIEELIAEGKPEPKGEVFILIDRTVVRHDEEAENVQMRLADSVQTAFYEGHDECHIQMGEEKRVFSNRFELDGMVFEEPSVNFFSFNNPYGACQTCEGWGSVLGIDPDLVIPDKSLTVFEGAVAPWRTEKQNEWLQPLIKNGIRFDFPIHRPYNELTEEQQELLWKGNKYFSGLTDFFKHISGQTHKIQYRVLLSRYRGRTTCPDCKGSRLRKDASYVKVAGKSITDLVLMPVTKTLEFFQGLELSANDQAISDRLVTEVTNRLSYLVRVGLGYLTLNRLSNTLSGGESQRINLATSLGSALVGSMYILDEPSIGLHPKDADQLIGVLRTLQQMGNTVIVVEHEEGMMEVADQVLDIGPEAGSGGGNLMFQGTFQDLLKSDTYTGRYLSGRMEVPVPTQRRPWRNCVEIHGARENNLKNVTVKMPLNVMTVVTGVSGSGKSTLIKKILAPALIKSLGGHADATGKFDKLSGDINKVAHVEFVDQNPIGKSSRSNPVTYVKAYDAIRTMYADQALAKARGFKPSHFSFNIEGGRCEVCQGEGQVKIEMQFMADIYLTCEACEGQKFKQDILDIQYKERNISQVLDMTIDDSLTFFKDQPKILEKLKPLQDVGLGYIRLGQSSNTLSGGEAQRVKLASFLTKGSTPHNGNILFIFDEPSTGLHFHDISKLLTALNALVENGNTVLVIEHNMDIIKCADWIIDLGPEGGTNGGHLLFEGTPEDLAKQSEENHTAKYLKPKL; from the coding sequence ATGACAGAAGACAACTTCCAAGATTCAGAGATAGACGCATTAGATGCCCGTGAGAACATCATCATCAAGCGGGCCCGCGTCCATAATTTAAAGAACCTGAGCGTGGCCCTTCCGCGCAACCAGTTCATTGTGGTCACCGGCCTTTCGGGCTCCGGCAAATCGTCCCTGGCCTTTGACACGCTCTACGCCGAAGGCCAGCGCATGTACGTGGAAAGCCTGAGTTCCTACGCCCGCCAGTTTTTGGGGCGTATGGACAAGCCCGATGTGGATTACATACGCGGCATCAGTCCGGCCATTGCCATTGAGCAGAAGGTGAGCATCCGGAACAACCGCTCCACGGTAGGCACCAGCACCGAGATTTACGATTATCTCAAGCTGCTGTACGCCCGCATAGGAAAGACCATTTCGCCGGTGTCTGGGAACGAAGTCAAGAAAGACACTGTGAGCAGTGTGGTGGATTTTCTGATGACCCAGCCCGACGGCACGCGCCTCATGATTCTGGCCCCGCTCAAGCAAAGCAAAGAACGAAAACTCAGCAAAGAACTGGACTTGCTTTTGCAGAAAGGCTATTCTAGAGTATTGCTCAACGGTGAACCGTTTTTCATTGAAGAACTAATAGCCGAAGGAAAGCCAGAACCCAAAGGCGAAGTATTCATTCTGATTGACCGCACCGTAGTACGCCATGACGAGGAAGCCGAGAACGTGCAGATGCGCCTGGCCGACTCCGTGCAGACCGCGTTCTATGAAGGCCACGACGAATGCCACATTCAGATGGGCGAAGAAAAGCGCGTGTTCTCCAATCGCTTTGAGCTGGACGGAATGGTGTTTGAGGAGCCCAGCGTCAACTTCTTCAGCTTCAACAACCCCTACGGCGCCTGCCAAACCTGCGAAGGCTGGGGCAGCGTGTTGGGCATTGACCCAGACCTGGTCATTCCAGACAAAAGCCTCACCGTGTTTGAGGGAGCCGTGGCCCCGTGGCGCACCGAGAAGCAGAACGAATGGCTGCAGCCCTTGATTAAAAACGGGATTCGGTTTGATTTTCCTATTCACCGGCCCTACAATGAATTAACCGAAGAACAGCAGGAACTCCTCTGGAAAGGCAACAAGTACTTCTCGGGCCTCACAGATTTCTTCAAGCACATTTCGGGACAGACGCACAAGATTCAGTACCGCGTGCTGCTTTCCCGCTATCGCGGCCGCACCACCTGCCCAGATTGCAAAGGCAGTAGATTGCGCAAAGACGCCAGCTACGTGAAAGTGGCGGGCAAAAGCATCACAGATTTAGTCTTGATGCCCGTGACCAAAACGCTGGAGTTTTTCCAAGGCCTGGAACTGAGCGCCAACGACCAGGCCATTTCAGACCGATTAGTCACCGAAGTCACCAACCGCCTCAGTTATTTGGTGCGCGTGGGCCTGGGCTATTTGACCTTGAACCGACTTTCCAATACTTTGTCTGGTGGCGAGAGTCAACGGATTAACTTAGCTACTTCCCTCGGGAGCGCCTTGGTGGGCTCTATGTATATCTTAGATGAACCCAGCATCGGGCTGCACCCCAAAGACGCTGACCAGTTGATTGGCGTACTCAGAACCTTGCAGCAGATGGGCAACACCGTGATTGTGGTGGAGCACGAGGAAGGCATGATGGAAGTGGCAGACCAAGTGCTGGACATCGGCCCAGAGGCTGGTTCCGGTGGCGGAAATCTTATGTTCCAGGGTACGTTCCAGGACTTGCTCAAAAGCGACACCTACACTGGTCGTTACCTGAGTGGCCGCATGGAAGTGCCCGTTCCAACACAGCGCCGGCCGTGGCGCAACTGCGTGGAGATTCATGGTGCCCGTGAGAACAACCTCAAGAACGTGACCGTGAAAATGCCGCTGAACGTGATGACCGTGGTCACCGGCGTGAGCGGCTCGGGTAAGTCCACCTTAATCAAGAAAATCTTAGCGCCGGCGCTGATAAAATCCCTAGGCGGCCACGCCGATGCCACGGGGAAATTCGACAAACTCAGTGGCGACATCAACAAGGTGGCGCACGTCGAGTTCGTGGACCAAAACCCAATTGGCAAGTCGTCGCGCTCCAACCCGGTGACCTACGTGAAAGCGTATGACGCCATCCGGACCATGTACGCCGACCAGGCCTTGGCGAAGGCGCGCGGGTTCAAGCCGTCGCACTTTTCCTTTAACATTGAGGGCGGTCGCTGTGAAGTCTGTCAGGGCGAAGGCCAGGTGAAGATTGAGATGCAGTTCATGGCTGATATTTACCTCACCTGCGAGGCCTGCGAAGGCCAGAAGTTCAAACAAGACATTCTGGACATTCAGTACAAAGAGCGAAACATCTCCCAAGTGCTGGACATGACCATTGATGACAGCCTAACTTTCTTCAAAGACCAGCCCAAGATACTGGAGAAACTCAAACCGCTGCAAGACGTGGGCCTGGGCTACATCAGATTGGGGCAGAGCAGCAACACCTTGTCGGGCGGCGAAGCGCAACGCGTGAAGCTGGCCTCGTTCCTGACCAAAGGCTCCACGCCGCACAACGGCAACATCCTGTTCATCTTTGACGAACCCAGCACCGGCCTCCACTTCCATGACATCAGCAAACTCCTGACCGCGCTGAACGCCCTGGTAGAAAACGGCAACACCGTCCTGGTGATTGAGCACAACATGGACATCATCAAATGCGCCGACTGGATTATTGACCTCGGCCCCGAAGGCGGTACCAATGGCGGTCACCTGCTCTTTGAAGGCACCCCAGAAGATTTGGCCAAGCAGTCAGAAGAGAACCACACCGCCAAGTATCTGAAACCGAAGTTGTAA
- a CDS encoding YiiX family permuted papain-like enzyme: protein MMKAKYILLLLVLIPLLAAGYFLKRRYDKPILLANAEAQVQNLAKKNSFQNGDLIFHTSRSAQSQAIQVATKSKYSHCGIIYQENGAYYVFEAVQPVSSTPLAKWIARGENGHFVVKRLKNAEQVLTPSVLAKMKKEGNALAGKDYDLTFEWSDDKIYCSELIWKVYQRATGLQIGKLGQLKDFDLSAKPVQAKMKERYGNNIPYDEKVISPASMFQSELLETVVEK, encoded by the coding sequence ATGATGAAGGCGAAATATATACTGTTGCTGTTAGTGTTGATTCCGCTGTTGGCGGCAGGTTATTTCTTGAAGAGGCGGTACGATAAACCAATTCTGTTAGCGAATGCGGAAGCACAGGTGCAGAATTTGGCGAAGAAGAATTCCTTTCAGAATGGCGACTTAATTTTCCACACGTCTCGTTCAGCGCAGAGTCAGGCCATTCAAGTGGCCACCAAGTCTAAATACAGCCACTGCGGCATCATCTACCAAGAAAACGGCGCCTATTATGTTTTTGAGGCGGTGCAGCCAGTTTCCAGCACACCCTTAGCTAAATGGATAGCCCGCGGCGAAAACGGTCATTTTGTGGTGAAACGCCTGAAAAACGCTGAGCAGGTGTTAACGCCCTCAGTACTAGCCAAAATGAAAAAGGAAGGTAATGCGTTGGCCGGCAAAGACTATGACCTCACCTTTGAATGGTCAGATGATAAAATTTACTGTTCAGAACTTATTTGGAAAGTGTACCAACGCGCCACCGGTTTGCAAATTGGGAAACTGGGACAGCTGAAAGACTTTGACTTAAGCGCCAAACCCGTGCAGGCCAAAATGAAAGAGCGTTATGGAAACAATATTCCATATGATGAGAAAGTAATTTCGCCAGCCAGCATGTTTCAATCAGAATTGCTGGAGACAGTTGTAGAAAAGTAA
- the tpiA gene encoding triose-phosphate isomerase → MRKNIVAGNWKMNKTDQDAQALVSEIDNMVRDEVTTDNVDVIVTPPFPFLSAVGKLIQGNPRLHLAAQDVSAHESGAYTGEVSAAMLKSVGVEYVLVGHSERRQYHNESADLLLKKMKAALGQGIKPIFCCGEPLEVREAEDHFKYVNEQLRDTVAHLSNEEFDKIVIAYEPIWAIGTGRTASSQQAQEMHASIREELSRLFDAEAAFNKTILYGGSANPGNAQELFAQPDVDGGLIGGASLKSRDFTDIIKGF, encoded by the coding sequence ATGAGAAAGAACATTGTTGCCGGCAACTGGAAAATGAACAAAACCGACCAAGACGCGCAGGCGCTGGTGAGCGAGATTGACAACATGGTCAGAGACGAAGTCACCACAGACAACGTGGACGTGATTGTGACGCCGCCGTTTCCGTTTCTGAGCGCAGTGGGCAAGTTGATTCAGGGCAACCCGCGTTTGCATTTGGCGGCGCAGGACGTGAGCGCGCATGAAAGCGGCGCATACACCGGCGAAGTGTCGGCGGCAATGCTCAAATCTGTAGGTGTGGAATATGTGTTGGTGGGCCACTCAGAGCGCCGCCAGTACCATAATGAAAGTGCAGATTTGCTTTTGAAGAAAATGAAAGCGGCGCTGGGCCAAGGCATCAAACCCATCTTCTGCTGCGGCGAACCGCTGGAAGTGCGGGAAGCCGAAGACCATTTCAAATACGTGAACGAACAGTTGAGAGACACGGTGGCGCATCTGAGCAACGAGGAGTTCGACAAGATTGTGATTGCCTATGAGCCTATCTGGGCGATTGGCACCGGCAGAACGGCCAGCAGCCAGCAAGCCCAGGAAATGCACGCCAGCATACGCGAAGAACTTTCCAGACTGTTTGACGCCGAGGCAGCCTTCAACAAAACCATTCTGTACGGCGGCAGCGCCAACCCCGGTAACGCCCAAGAACTGTTCGCGCAGCCAGACGTAGACGGCGGTTTGATTGGCGGGGCATCGTTGAAATCCAGAGACTTCACAGACATCATCAAGGGCTTTTAA
- the prmA gene encoding 50S ribosomal protein L11 methyltransferase → MDYIEVTITASPENTEMLIAELGELGYDTFQETEEGFQAYVTEDVYSEEALQEVLARYSFAGAFPYAVKTIPKQNWNEEWEKNFEPLLISNKVSVRADFHPKPDGVEYDVVITPKMSFGTGHHETTTLMIENQLTLNHVGKRVLDMGCGTGILAILAEQLGATNVLAVDIEDWTVENAQENAARNGCQALQVKLGDAEVLTGEAPFDIVLANINRNVLLEDISVYSQLLPAQCPLVLSGFYTEDLPVLQEKAAAHGLTLESQRSKNNWVSAIFRKNG, encoded by the coding sequence ATGGATTATATTGAAGTCACCATTACCGCCTCACCAGAAAACACTGAAATGCTGATCGCTGAATTAGGCGAACTGGGCTATGACACCTTCCAGGAAACCGAAGAAGGTTTTCAGGCCTATGTCACCGAAGATGTGTACTCAGAAGAGGCGTTGCAGGAAGTGCTGGCCCGCTACAGTTTTGCGGGTGCGTTTCCGTACGCGGTGAAAACCATCCCCAAGCAGAACTGGAACGAGGAATGGGAAAAGAACTTCGAGCCGCTGCTGATTTCCAACAAAGTCTCTGTGCGCGCCGATTTCCATCCCAAACCAGACGGCGTGGAATATGATGTGGTAATTACGCCTAAAATGTCGTTTGGCACAGGGCACCATGAGACTACCACGCTTATGATTGAGAACCAATTAACCCTGAATCACGTAGGCAAGCGCGTATTAGACATGGGGTGCGGCACCGGAATTCTGGCCATTCTAGCAGAACAGCTGGGCGCCACCAATGTTTTGGCCGTGGACATTGAGGACTGGACCGTGGAAAACGCCCAGGAAAACGCGGCCCGCAACGGCTGTCAAGCGCTGCAAGTGAAACTAGGCGATGCCGAAGTATTAACCGGCGAGGCGCCCTTTGATATAGTGTTGGCCAACATCAACCGCAACGTGCTCCTGGAAGATATTTCGGTGTACAGCCAGTTGCTCCCGGCCCAATGCCCCTTGGTATTGAGCGGCTTTTACACCGAAGACCTCCCCGTGCTGCAGGAAAAAGCAGCCGCGCATGGCCTCACCTTAGAGTCCCAGCGAAGCAAAAACAATTGGGTTTCAGCCATTTTCAGGAAAAACGGCTAA